The Candidatus Effluviviaceae Genus I sp. region GAGGTCGATGAGCTCGGGCTCGGGCGACACGCCGGAGATCGTCGCGAGCGTCTGGGCGAGCGCCCGCTCGAGCCCGCGCTCGATGTCCTGCGGACGCGCGACGCCGGCGAGCGCGTCCTGGTACCCCGAGTCGCCGAGCGCCTTCAGGACGCCGTCGGGCGTCTCCGAGAGGAGCCGCTCGATCCACTGCCGGTCGAGGGCGCGGGTCTCCATCCCCCTCACCCTCGCGACGGCGTAGGCGTACCTGGTGTCGTCGGCCATCCGCTCTCCTACCGCGTCGCGTCCTCAGCGAACAGGATGCCCGCCACCTCGGTCTCGAGCCGCTCGCGCGCTCCGCGAAGGACCGTCTCGAGCGAGCAGTTCGTCTCGGTCTTCCCGCGGCGCAGCACGAAGCCGCCGTCGATCGGCCGCCGCTCAGTGGAGAGTCTGAGGCCGCCGGGCGTGCCGCGCTCCTGCGAGAACCCGTCGAGAAGCCGCTGATCGATCCGTCGTTCCCCTTCCCCCACGATCACTTCCTCGTCACCGGCCTCCACGGCCTGCCTGAGGAGCGCCCTGATGAAGCGGCCGTACTCGTCGGCCGGCATCGTCATGATGCTCTCGCGCGTCTCCTCGAACACGCGGTCGATGAGAGCGCGCTTCTCGCTCAGGAGCTCGCGCCGCGCGGCGAGCCTCGCGAGCGTCAGGATGCGGTTCCGCTCCTCGTCGGCGCGCTGCGTCGCCCGAGCGCGGATCCGCTCGGCCTCGGCGGCGGCCTTCCGTCTTGCCGCCTCGAGCGCCGCCTCGGCCTCGCGCCGCGCTTCCGCGATGATCCCACGGCACGCCTCCTCGGCGTCCGCCTCGATCTTCTTCAGGATGTCCTCAAGCGCCATCGCCCCGCCCCTGTCCGGCCTAGATCTGGCCGAGAAGGAGA contains the following coding sequences:
- a CDS encoding V-type ATP synthase subunit E: MALEDILKKIEADAEEACRGIIAEARREAEAALEAARRKAAAEAERIRARATQRADEERNRILTLARLAARRELLSEKRALIDRVFEETRESIMTMPADEYGRFIRALLRQAVEAGDEEVIVGEGERRIDQRLLDGFSQERGTPGGLRLSTERRPIDGGFVLRRGKTETNCSLETVLRGARERLETEVAGILFAEDATR